From one Caldithrix abyssi DSM 13497 genomic stretch:
- a CDS encoding F0F1 ATP synthase subunit epsilon, whose translation MATEFELVIVTPFGEVYRGEVRSCTLPGYEGLFQVLPNHANLISVLEIGPLKVLLKDGKERYIALNGGYCEVKDNALKIMAESAEFAEDIDVERANAARQRAEQRLHSKHADIDIPRAQLALAKALNRLRVAQLK comes from the coding sequence ATGGCAACGGAATTTGAACTGGTGATCGTTACTCCATTTGGCGAAGTTTATCGGGGAGAAGTACGTAGTTGTACTCTCCCCGGTTATGAAGGATTATTTCAGGTTTTACCCAATCATGCGAACCTTATTTCCGTTTTAGAAATCGGCCCGCTAAAGGTTTTGCTTAAAGATGGAAAAGAGCGCTATATTGCCTTAAATGGCGGATATTGCGAAGTTAAAGACAATGCGTTAAAGATCATGGCCGAGAGCGCCGAATTCGCCGAAGATATTGACGTTGAACGTGCCAACGCTGCCAGGCAACGAGCAGAACAACGACTTCACAGCAAACACGCCGATATTGACATTCCCCGTGCACAGTTAGCACTTGCAAAAGCGCTAAACCGATTAAGAGTCGCTCAATTAAAGTAA
- the atpF gene encoding F0F1 ATP synthase subunit B has product MLNLDPGMMIWTWITFLVVLVVLSKVALKPILATIENREKAIREDLENAQKQREEAQQLLEQHRKMMAEAESEAQRLLKESRELAEQKRQELLVQAREESQKIVEQAKKEIEQEKESALISLKTEIADLAVTAAEKIIMQNLDREKQKSIVDEYIKTLPKSTNN; this is encoded by the coding sequence ATGTTAAATTTAGATCCCGGGATGATGATCTGGACGTGGATCACCTTTTTAGTTGTTCTGGTGGTCCTGTCCAAGGTGGCGCTTAAGCCAATCCTGGCTACCATCGAAAATCGGGAAAAAGCTATCCGCGAAGACCTGGAAAATGCGCAAAAGCAGCGCGAAGAAGCGCAGCAACTGCTTGAACAACATCGTAAAATGATGGCCGAAGCGGAAAGCGAAGCGCAGCGACTTCTGAAAGAGAGCCGAGAGCTTGCCGAGCAAAAACGTCAGGAACTGTTGGTGCAGGCCAGAGAAGAATCGCAAAAGATTGTTGAGCAGGCCAAAAAGGAAATTGAGCAGGAAAAAGAGAGCGCCTTAATCTCGTTAAAAACTGAGATTGCCGACCTGGCCGTAACCGCTGCTGAAAAGATCATCATGCAAAATCTGGATAGAGAAAAGCAAAAATCAATTGTTGACGAATACATCAAAACATTGCCAAAGTCAACAAATAATTAA
- a CDS encoding bactofilin family protein, with amino-acid sequence MAFKGSSESSSSELNFIGKGTVINGEIATESSLRIDGTVKGKIICKNTLTVGETGRVEGEIQANNAIIGGKIEGKVNVSQKLVLESKSSLIGELKASKLIIDEGAVFQGTSDMGAGTKNEAFDKKQPLKHNATK; translated from the coding sequence ATGGCATTTAAAGGAAGTTCCGAAAGCAGCTCAAGCGAGTTGAATTTCATCGGAAAAGGTACGGTTATCAATGGCGAAATTGCCACCGAGAGTAGCCTGAGAATAGACGGCACGGTTAAAGGTAAAATAATTTGCAAAAATACATTAACCGTTGGCGAAACAGGGAGAGTGGAAGGAGAAATTCAGGCTAATAATGCTATTATTGGCGGAAAAATAGAAGGTAAGGTTAACGTCAGCCAGAAGCTGGTGTTAGAGTCTAAATCCAGTTTGATTGGCGAATTAAAGGCCAGCAAATTAATTATTGACGAAGGCGCTGTTTTTCAGGGAACTTCGGATATGGGGGCCGGTACAAAAAATGAAGCTTTTGACAAAAAGCAGCCCCTGAAACACAATGCAACAAAATAA
- the atpB gene encoding F0F1 ATP synthase subunit A, translating into MSILSATTTVADSVAHKSENLSEWIQHHVQNSGEWYLPGLKVHLPQFQPIHILGAEINLSITNHVVMLWIAGLITIALFTVAYRRKGLTPVGFGALLEWIVLFIRDEIAIANMGEEQGKRFTPLLITFFFFILVANLMGLIPLFTTATGNVNVTAALAIVTLFSTQYFGIKEHGLLGFYKSLVPHGVPFYLWPLMFVVEIMGLIAKHVALTIRLFANMVAGHIVLFAFLGLIILFKTFLVSPVSVGFGVFVYFLEMLVALIQAYIFTMLSALFIGMSVNPEH; encoded by the coding sequence ATGTCCATTTTGAGCGCAACCACCACTGTGGCTGATAGCGTGGCGCATAAAAGTGAAAATTTAAGCGAGTGGATTCAACACCATGTTCAAAATAGCGGTGAGTGGTATCTTCCGGGGCTTAAGGTCCACTTGCCTCAATTCCAGCCCATACATATTCTGGGCGCGGAAATAAACCTTTCCATCACCAATCATGTGGTTATGCTCTGGATTGCCGGATTAATAACCATCGCCTTATTTACCGTGGCTTATCGGCGTAAGGGTTTAACGCCCGTCGGTTTTGGCGCGCTGCTGGAATGGATTGTTCTTTTTATCCGCGATGAAATCGCCATTGCCAATATGGGCGAAGAGCAGGGGAAACGTTTTACGCCCTTGCTGATTACCTTTTTCTTCTTTATACTGGTGGCCAACTTAATGGGCCTGATTCCTTTGTTTACTACGGCCACCGGGAATGTAAACGTAACCGCGGCCCTGGCGATTGTTACACTGTTTTCAACGCAATATTTTGGCATTAAAGAGCATGGTTTGCTTGGTTTTTACAAGTCGCTGGTGCCGCATGGCGTTCCTTTTTATTTGTGGCCATTAATGTTTGTCGTAGAAATTATGGGACTTATCGCCAAACATGTGGCGCTTACCATTCGTCTTTTTGCCAACATGGTCGCCGGCCACATTGTGCTGTTTGCCTTTTTAGGATTGATTATTCTGTTTAAAACATTTTTAGTCTCGCCAGTCTCTGTGGGCTTTGGCGTTTTTGTTTATTTTTTAGAGATGTTAGTGGCTTTAATTCAGGCGTACATTTTTACGATGCTTTCGGCATTGTTTATCGGAATGAGCGTAAATCCTGAACACTAA
- the atpH gene encoding ATP synthase F1 subunit delta, with protein sequence MNRVAKRYTKAIFQLAQENNILEQIEKDFLLLSDLQRQSDELGQYLANPLIKDEKKIEALEEMIGQKANPMTKNFLRLLAAKRRLRVLPAILENFRQMMLEYRNIVEGEVVSAVELDESQLAAIKKRLEEMWGKNVKLYPRVQPDILGGFVLRVQDVVIDNSIRLQLNKLREKLTAR encoded by the coding sequence TTGAACCGAGTAGCCAAAAGATACACCAAAGCCATTTTCCAGCTGGCTCAGGAAAACAACATCCTGGAGCAGATAGAGAAAGATTTTCTCTTGCTGAGCGATTTGCAGCGCCAAAGCGATGAGCTTGGCCAGTATCTGGCAAATCCGCTGATCAAGGATGAAAAGAAAATTGAGGCGTTGGAAGAGATGATTGGCCAAAAAGCCAACCCGATGACCAAAAACTTTTTACGATTGCTGGCAGCCAAACGGCGTCTGCGCGTTTTGCCGGCTATTCTCGAAAATTTTCGGCAGATGATGCTGGAATATCGAAACATCGTTGAAGGAGAAGTGGTTAGCGCGGTGGAGCTTGATGAAAGTCAGCTGGCGGCCATCAAAAAACGCCTGGAAGAGATGTGGGGCAAAAACGTCAAATTGTACCCCCGCGTTCAGCCGGACATTTTAGGCGGCTTTGTGCTTCGCGTTCAGGATGTTGTCATCGACAACAGTATTCGCTTGCAGTTGAATAAACTGCGCGAAAAATTAACAGCTCGGTAA
- a CDS encoding AtpZ/AtpI family protein, translating into MQQNKKKRKLAQDIHRAFQIAAPLLSIVYVLMGGVLFFGYLGNLLDQKWDSSPFGVVTGVFMGFGLGIYNMIKVLQHSNRK; encoded by the coding sequence ATGCAACAAAATAAAAAAAAACGAAAATTAGCTCAGGATATCCATCGGGCGTTTCAGATTGCCGCGCCTTTGCTGAGTATTGTTTATGTGCTCATGGGCGGGGTTCTCTTTTTTGGCTATCTTGGAAATTTATTAGATCAAAAGTGGGATAGCAGTCCTTTTGGCGTGGTTACGGGCGTCTTTATGGGATTTGGGCTTGGAATTTATAATATGATTAAAGTATTACAACATTCAAACCGAAAGTAG
- the atpA gene encoding F0F1 ATP synthase subunit alpha: protein MGDAVRPDEVSAILKKQLRDFEKETDVYEVGTVLQVGDGIARIYGLENVMAGELVEFPHEVMGMVLNLEEDNVGAILFGEDTLIKEGDQVKRTGRVMEVPVGEAMIGRVINPLGLPLDGKGKIEATASMKLERKAPGVIYRQPVKEPLATGIKAIDSMIPIGRGQRELIIGDRQTGKTAIAIDTIINQKGKDVICIYVAIGQKASTVAKVVRTLEEFGAMEHTIVVAASASEPAPLQYVAPYAGAAIGEYFRDSGRHALVVYDDLTKHAWAYRQVSLLLRRPPGREAYPGDVFYLHSRLLERAAKLSDDQGGGSLTALPIIETQAGDVSAYIPTNVISITDGQIFLESGLFYSGVRPAINVGISVSRVGGNAQIKAMKQVAGRLRLDLAQYREMEAFAKFGSDLDETTQQQLRRGERLVEILKQDQYRPIPFEKQIAIIYAGTNGFLDKLPVGVLKRFETEFIEYLEMKHADLLSEVAEKKILTDEWREKMNKVLETFIANFKVEE, encoded by the coding sequence ATGGGTGATGCAGTAAGACCCGATGAAGTATCTGCCATCTTAAAGAAACAGTTACGAGATTTTGAGAAGGAAACGGATGTTTACGAGGTGGGCACCGTTTTGCAGGTTGGCGACGGTATTGCGCGTATTTACGGCCTGGAAAACGTAATGGCCGGCGAGCTGGTCGAGTTTCCACACGAAGTAATGGGCATGGTGCTCAACCTGGAAGAAGATAATGTCGGCGCCATCTTATTTGGCGAAGACACCTTAATTAAAGAAGGCGATCAGGTCAAACGCACCGGACGAGTAATGGAAGTGCCGGTTGGCGAGGCCATGATCGGGCGCGTGATCAATCCCCTTGGCCTACCGTTAGACGGCAAGGGCAAAATTGAAGCGACCGCTTCCATGAAGTTGGAACGCAAAGCGCCCGGCGTAATTTATCGTCAGCCGGTGAAAGAACCGCTGGCCACGGGTATCAAGGCCATTGACTCCATGATCCCCATCGGTCGCGGGCAGCGTGAGTTGATCATCGGCGACCGCCAGACCGGAAAAACGGCCATCGCCATTGACACCATCATCAATCAAAAAGGCAAAGACGTTATTTGTATTTATGTGGCCATCGGTCAAAAAGCATCCACCGTGGCCAAGGTGGTAAGAACTCTGGAAGAGTTCGGCGCCATGGAGCACACCATTGTGGTGGCGGCCAGCGCCAGCGAGCCTGCGCCTCTGCAGTATGTTGCGCCTTATGCCGGCGCGGCCATTGGCGAATACTTCCGTGATAGCGGGCGCCATGCGCTGGTGGTTTACGACGATCTTACCAAACACGCCTGGGCCTATCGCCAGGTCTCCTTGCTGCTGCGTCGTCCGCCAGGCCGTGAAGCGTATCCCGGCGACGTGTTCTATTTGCACTCACGTCTGCTGGAACGTGCGGCCAAATTGAGCGACGATCAGGGCGGCGGTTCGCTGACGGCTCTGCCCATTATCGAGACTCAGGCCGGCGACGTTTCCGCTTACATTCCGACCAACGTCATTTCCATTACCGATGGACAGATTTTTCTGGAATCGGGATTATTTTATTCCGGCGTGCGTCCCGCTATTAACGTGGGTATCTCGGTCTCCCGTGTGGGCGGCAATGCGCAAATTAAAGCCATGAAGCAGGTGGCCGGCCGTTTGCGTCTTGATCTGGCGCAATATCGCGAGATGGAAGCCTTTGCCAAGTTCGGCTCCGATCTGGATGAAACCACTCAGCAGCAGCTGCGTCGCGGCGAACGTCTGGTGGAAATCTTGAAGCAGGATCAATATCGACCGATTCCTTTCGAAAAGCAGATCGCCATTATTTACGCCGGCACAAACGGTTTTTTGGATAAGCTTCCCGTTGGCGTTTTAAAACGCTTTGAAACGGAATTTATCGAGTATCTGGAAATGAAGCACGCCGATTTGTTGAGCGAGGTGGCCGAGAAAAAGATTTTGACCGACGAGTGGCGGGAAAAGATGAACAAGGTTCTGGAAACATTTATTGCCAACTTCAAGGTTGAGGAATAA
- the atpG gene encoding ATP synthase F1 subunit gamma, whose translation MANLREIRKRIASVRSTQQITKAMKMVAAAKLRKAQENIVAFRPYSYELRDLIAHLTALMGDKKEVPLMIHRPVQKVLLVVVTADRGLCGAFNHNIIRRAHERVQEYQDTEVELYLVGRKGLEYFRKRPVTINTSKINFFNDLNFHDAVEVTDTILRIYQEQRFDRVEFIYNEFKSAVQQNVIVEQFLPFVPDEEMVKSSEQVDFLYEPDKETILNAVIPRHLRVQTWRILLESNAAEQGARMTAMENATENAEEMVHQLTIFYNRSRQASITTEISEIVSGAEALKES comes from the coding sequence ATGGCAAACCTGCGGGAAATCCGGAAAAGAATTGCCAGCGTCCGAAGTACGCAGCAAATTACCAAAGCGATGAAAATGGTCGCGGCGGCCAAATTGCGCAAAGCTCAGGAAAATATCGTCGCCTTCAGGCCCTATTCCTATGAACTGCGTGATCTGATAGCGCACTTAACGGCTCTTATGGGCGATAAGAAGGAAGTCCCATTAATGATCCATCGGCCGGTGCAAAAAGTGCTGTTGGTGGTGGTTACCGCTGACCGCGGCCTGTGCGGCGCGTTCAATCACAATATTATCCGTCGCGCCCATGAAAGAGTTCAGGAATATCAGGACACCGAAGTGGAACTCTATTTAGTGGGACGCAAAGGGCTGGAATATTTCCGAAAAAGGCCGGTGACAATTAACACCAGTAAGATTAATTTCTTTAACGATTTAAACTTCCACGATGCCGTGGAAGTGACAGACACCATCCTGCGCATCTACCAGGAGCAGCGGTTCGATCGTGTTGAATTTATTTACAATGAATTCAAATCGGCTGTACAGCAAAATGTAATTGTTGAGCAGTTTTTGCCCTTTGTGCCGGATGAGGAGATGGTTAAAAGTTCTGAGCAGGTGGATTTTTTGTATGAACCGGATAAAGAAACCATTTTAAATGCGGTTATTCCCCGCCATTTGCGCGTACAAACATGGCGCATTCTGTTAGAAAGCAATGCCGCCGAGCAGGGCGCAAGAATGACAGCCATGGAAAACGCTACAGAAAACGCCGAGGAAATGGTTCATCAATTGACCATTTTTTACAATAGATCGCGTCAGGCGTCCATCACTACAGAAATCTCTGAGATTGTCAGCGGCGCCGAGGCATTAAAAGAAAGTTAA
- a CDS encoding ATP synthase F0 subunit C yields the protein MWSYALAYLAAGLGAGLVTFGAGFGIGKIAAAAMDGTARQPEAGGAIRITMIIAAAMIEGIALFGVVVCFLLASIKP from the coding sequence ATGTGGTCTTATGCATTAGCGTATCTGGCAGCCGGTTTGGGCGCAGGTCTGGTAACCTTTGGCGCTGGATTTGGTATTGGTAAAATTGCTGCGGCTGCAATGGACGGAACGGCTCGTCAACCGGAAGCCGGCGGCGCAATTCGTATCACGATGATTATTGCGGCAGCTATGATTGAAGGTATTGCATTGTTTGGCGTGGTTGTTTGCTTTTTATTGGCAAGTATTAAACCATAA
- a CDS encoding M23 family metallopeptidase, whose amino-acid sequence MAHRTPQKKYINFLIIPDGKEESRSFRLSVGMVRFLIVVTIILFFLISGGFIAYWKLGSLVLENNHLKEENFKLVKSLKQVDQLKEQLVALQNFQKKIRSSFEGYINVEESGNLDSVSWNDLNFEMMDIGRERSLFNNIPSLIPVEGFIARGYEPSSLISDAHLGIDIAAKTDTPIRAPADGVVLFEGWTNDGGNVLIILHSFGFITVYKHNQINLVKELEQVRKGQVIALLGNTGKITSGPHLHYEIWRNSQPVNPINYLNER is encoded by the coding sequence ATGGCGCATCGTACACCGCAAAAAAAATATATCAATTTTTTGATCATTCCGGACGGAAAAGAAGAATCGCGCTCTTTTAGGCTATCGGTCGGAATGGTGCGCTTTTTAATCGTTGTTACAATTATTTTGTTTTTTTTGATTTCCGGAGGATTTATTGCCTACTGGAAGTTAGGCTCTCTGGTTTTAGAGAACAATCATCTTAAGGAGGAGAACTTTAAGCTGGTTAAAAGCCTGAAGCAAGTGGATCAGTTAAAAGAGCAGCTGGTCGCCTTGCAAAATTTTCAGAAAAAAATTCGTTCATCATTCGAAGGGTACATCAATGTTGAAGAATCCGGAAACCTGGATTCGGTATCGTGGAATGATCTGAACTTTGAAATGATGGACATCGGACGTGAACGGTCCCTTTTTAATAACATCCCGTCGTTGATTCCGGTGGAAGGGTTTATTGCGCGCGGCTATGAACCATCGTCGCTGATCAGCGATGCGCACCTGGGCATCGATATTGCGGCGAAAACCGATACGCCCATTCGCGCTCCGGCAGACGGGGTGGTGCTTTTTGAAGGCTGGACGAATGACGGCGGCAATGTGCTGATCATCTTACACTCGTTTGGTTTTATTACGGTGTACAAGCACAATCAGATCAATCTGGTAAAAGAACTGGAACAGGTGCGCAAAGGGCAGGTTATAGCCCTGCTGGGCAATACCGGTAAAATTACATCCGGTCCGCACTTGCATTACGAAATCTGGCGAAATAGTCAGCCGGTTAATCCAATTAACTATTTGAACGAACGGTAA
- a CDS encoding tetratricopeptide repeat protein — translation MIRKNPILVFSALLIFLSLSFAQEQKTVPSQQELLYRSALQHYVDKLIAKLSASSIGQERFLVQQIRMLNEEIRARVTGVETFRKNYFELLQQRLAEVRALKRRLKPYNSSRLNEFLERVENTINETLRMGKVDFQRQRAIEDAIQLLYVAEEMIKMDPNAQIDKDTEFTQDLKKTEQKLTKQSLATLGYEDYQASAVSGAKRITIYDLYKEWELTERVNYQLRWTDVLIIKKRLLKDGSATERERMFKRELRHAAEAFNFGFYDLAERSFGEILNTYTFIGKLDDVRFYKGLCNFLLDRYPAARTDFELLVRDYPQSPFAPQAYKYLMRIENEFENYDKVVAYYQKFVQTGVQGSALYDEVTFVAGAAALKAKKYDLAIGFLNRIGRSSPFYSQALYLVTEAYIGVGNYIEAERILKELAFNHHLEPDFRDKVLLKLGLIQYELGNYRSAIDYFNLISPSFSQYDRVLLGYAWAHFKIEMEKPYAGDRDFSAVREYLEFLIDTFYGSDYLLEARTLLAYVQQQQNEVNAALRNYRYVFEARDVKELSDEINEETRVLGEYLDLAKKIEEKGLAEEKPEIFTRAYKLRTRLYKPYLRFRYLDLSSHGFAVQNEMDRLKEQLEELQRLKKIAKERQRKDLYKKIENMELRIYQALNNLRIDRSPEILGINYFDVHPLARKESVIEYRNKEILKMRQEIRQQRQEIIKRLSQLDIQINQARKEKNYKKLVALELSKERFQDLLNKIDFLETQSYKSDIMKSAINLNKWSDFGAFGLTNVKFNIKTMTSSQIEEMQRKIEAINKFLELRRQNIEHKIKQINNAIVVMTRKVRRQERLRKREELMRQFEESYFDTHDTEIIYEPEPQKPEQTGETKTNQQ, via the coding sequence ATGATACGCAAAAACCCAATCCTCGTGTTTAGCGCTCTTCTTATTTTTCTTTCACTTTCCTTTGCTCAGGAGCAAAAAACAGTTCCTTCTCAGCAGGAGTTGCTTTATCGCTCGGCTTTACAGCATTATGTGGATAAACTAATTGCCAAGTTAAGCGCCAGCTCTATTGGTCAGGAACGGTTTCTCGTTCAGCAAATACGAATGTTGAATGAGGAAATCAGGGCCAGAGTCACGGGCGTGGAAACGTTCCGTAAAAATTATTTTGAGCTTCTTCAGCAAAGGCTGGCAGAAGTAAGAGCGCTTAAAAGACGTTTAAAACCATACAATTCGAGCCGCTTAAATGAGTTTTTGGAGCGCGTGGAAAACACGATTAACGAAACGTTGAGAATGGGCAAAGTGGACTTTCAGCGCCAGCGAGCCATCGAAGATGCCATTCAGCTACTCTATGTGGCCGAAGAAATGATCAAGATGGACCCCAACGCCCAGATCGATAAAGACACGGAATTCACGCAAGATTTAAAAAAGACAGAACAGAAGTTAACCAAACAGTCGCTGGCTACCCTGGGCTACGAAGATTACCAGGCGTCTGCCGTCAGCGGCGCAAAGCGCATAACGATCTATGATCTTTACAAAGAGTGGGAATTGACCGAACGCGTTAATTACCAGTTGCGCTGGACCGATGTTTTAATTATTAAAAAACGTTTACTTAAAGACGGCTCGGCAACAGAGCGAGAGCGAATGTTCAAGCGGGAATTGCGGCACGCGGCCGAAGCGTTTAATTTTGGATTTTATGACCTGGCCGAGCGCTCTTTCGGCGAAATTTTAAACACCTACACCTTTATTGGCAAATTAGATGACGTGCGTTTTTACAAAGGCCTGTGCAACTTTTTGCTGGATCGCTATCCTGCGGCGCGCACCGATTTTGAATTACTCGTGCGCGATTATCCTCAATCGCCGTTTGCTCCTCAGGCCTATAAATACCTGATGCGCATTGAAAATGAATTCGAAAATTACGATAAGGTGGTGGCGTATTATCAAAAATTTGTGCAGACCGGCGTGCAGGGCAGCGCGCTTTATGATGAAGTGACTTTTGTAGCCGGTGCAGCCGCTTTAAAAGCTAAAAAATATGACCTGGCCATTGGCTTTTTAAATCGGATCGGCCGTTCCTCTCCTTTTTATTCGCAAGCCCTGTATCTGGTAACAGAAGCCTATATTGGCGTGGGAAATTATATTGAGGCAGAAAGAATCTTAAAAGAACTGGCCTTTAATCACCACCTGGAGCCGGATTTTCGTGATAAGGTTTTGCTAAAATTGGGGCTAATTCAGTATGAACTGGGGAACTATCGGTCAGCGATCGACTATTTTAACTTAATCTCACCGTCGTTCTCTCAGTACGATCGTGTATTGCTCGGTTATGCCTGGGCGCACTTTAAGATAGAAATGGAAAAGCCTTATGCCGGCGATCGTGATTTTTCTGCCGTCAGAGAGTATCTGGAATTTTTGATAGACACCTTTTATGGTTCTGATTATTTGCTTGAGGCCAGAACCCTGCTGGCTTATGTGCAGCAACAGCAAAATGAAGTAAATGCCGCTCTAAGAAATTACCGCTATGTGTTTGAAGCCAGAGACGTTAAAGAGCTGTCCGATGAAATTAACGAAGAGACCAGAGTGTTGGGAGAATATCTGGACCTGGCGAAGAAGATCGAAGAAAAAGGCCTGGCCGAAGAGAAACCAGAGATTTTTACCAGAGCATACAAATTGCGCACCAGACTTTACAAACCCTACCTGCGCTTCAGGTATCTGGATTTGAGCTCCCATGGTTTCGCCGTGCAGAACGAAATGGATCGGCTGAAAGAGCAATTAGAAGAGTTGCAACGATTAAAAAAGATTGCCAAAGAACGCCAGCGCAAAGACCTGTACAAAAAGATCGAGAACATGGAATTAAGAATTTATCAGGCCCTGAATAATCTGCGCATCGATCGCTCTCCTGAAATTTTAGGCATTAACTATTTTGACGTTCATCCACTGGCCAGAAAAGAAAGCGTTATCGAATATCGGAACAAAGAAATCCTTAAAATGCGCCAGGAAATAAGACAGCAACGGCAGGAAATTATAAAAAGGCTCAGTCAGCTGGATATCCAGATCAATCAAGCCCGGAAGGAAAAAAACTACAAAAAGCTCGTCGCCCTGGAGTTGAGTAAAGAACGATTTCAGGATTTATTGAATAAAATCGATTTTCTGGAAACGCAATCGTACAAATCCGATATAATGAAAAGCGCCATCAATTTAAACAAATGGAGCGATTTTGGAGCATTTGGTTTGACCAATGTTAAATTCAACATCAAAACCATGACCTCCAGTCAGATCGAAGAGATGCAGCGCAAAATCGAAGCGATTAATAAATTTCTGGAATTACGCCGGCAGAACATCGAACACAAAATAAAACAAATCAACAATGCAATCGTTGTGATGACCCGAAAAGTGCGCCGACAGGAACGACTGCGTAAAAGAGAAGAGTTGATGAGGCAATTTGAAGAGAGTTATTTTGATACCCATGATACGGAGATCATTTACGAACCGGAGCCTCAAAAGCCAGAGCAAACAGGTGAAACAAAAACAAATCAACAATAA
- the atpD gene encoding F0F1 ATP synthase subunit beta, with protein MNKGRIRQIIGPVIDVEFKEGELPQIYNALKITRQDGTTLITEVHQHLGENMVRSVAMDSTDGLTRDMEVIDTGEPISVPVGPETLGRLINVIGEPIDEQGEIATAKRYPIHRPAPAMEELSTTEEVLETGIKVIDLLEPYSKGGKTGLFGGAGVGKTVLIMELIRNIATEHGGFSVFSGVGERTREGNDLWLEMKESGVLSKTALVFGQMNEPPGARQRVGLTGLTIAEYFRDEEGKDVLLFIDNIFRFTQAGSEVSALLGRMPSAVGYQPTLATEMGELQERITSTKKGSITSVQAIYVPADDLTDPAPATTFSHLDATTVLSRQIAELGIYPAVDPLDSTSRILDPRIVGEEHYYVAKTVQEVLQKYKDLQDIIAILGMDELSEEDKLTVARARKIQRFLSQPFFVAEQFTGVQGRYVPLEETIRGFKGLIEGEYDHIPEQAFYMVGTIDEVLENYEKMKQK; from the coding sequence ATGAATAAAGGTAGAATTCGACAAATCATTGGCCCGGTTATTGACGTTGAATTCAAGGAAGGCGAACTTCCGCAGATTTACAATGCATTAAAAATTACCCGTCAGGATGGCACCACGCTGATTACCGAAGTGCACCAACATCTGGGTGAAAATATGGTGCGTTCGGTGGCCATGGATTCCACAGACGGTTTGACCAGAGATATGGAAGTTATTGACACGGGAGAACCCATTTCCGTGCCGGTTGGCCCGGAAACTCTGGGACGTTTGATCAATGTGATCGGCGAACCCATTGACGAACAGGGCGAGATAGCAACCGCCAAACGCTATCCCATTCACCGGCCGGCCCCGGCCATGGAAGAACTGAGCACCACAGAAGAGGTGCTGGAAACAGGCATAAAGGTTATCGACCTGTTAGAGCCCTATTCCAAGGGCGGCAAAACCGGTTTGTTTGGCGGCGCCGGCGTGGGCAAAACCGTGTTGATTATGGAATTGATCCGCAACATCGCCACCGAACACGGCGGTTTTTCCGTATTTTCGGGCGTGGGCGAACGGACGCGCGAAGGAAACGATTTGTGGCTGGAGATGAAAGAATCGGGCGTGCTTTCAAAAACCGCTCTGGTTTTCGGACAGATGAACGAACCGCCGGGCGCGCGTCAACGCGTTGGTTTAACCGGGTTGACTATTGCCGAATACTTCCGCGATGAAGAAGGAAAAGACGTCCTTTTATTTATTGATAACATTTTCCGCTTTACCCAGGCCGGTTCCGAAGTATCCGCTCTGTTGGGCCGTATGCCTTCGGCCGTGGGCTATCAGCCAACTCTGGCCACGGAAATGGGCGAACTGCAGGAGCGCATTACCTCTACCAAAAAAGGATCGATTACCTCGGTGCAGGCCATTTACGTGCCCGCCGACGACCTGACAGACCCCGCGCCGGCAACCACCTTTTCGCACCTTGACGCAACCACCGTGCTTTCGCGTCAGATTGCCGAGCTGGGTATTTATCCTGCTGTGGACCCGCTGGATTCCACCTCGCGAATTCTTGATCCAAGAATTGTTGGCGAAGAGCATTACTATGTTGCCAAAACCGTGCAGGAAGTTTTGCAAAAATATAAAGATCTGCAGGATATCATTGCCATCCTCGGTATGGATGAATTGAGCGAAGAAGATAAATTAACGGTTGCCCGTGCGCGTAAAATTCAACGCTTTTTATCTCAGCCCTTTTTCGTAGCCGAACAGTTCACCGGCGTACAGGGCAGATACGTTCCACTGGAAGAAACCATTCGAGGCTTTAAGGGCTTGATCGAAGGCGAATACGACCACATTCCCGAACAGGCTTTTTACATGGTGGGAACCATAGACGAAGTGCTCGAGAACTATGAAAAAATGAAACAAAAATAA